A genome region from Jeotgalibacillus aurantiacus includes the following:
- the yfmH gene encoding EF-P 5-aminopentanol modification-associated protein YfmH — translation MQKQTFKQLEEEIYFETLDNGLTVYILPKPDFNKTFATFTTKYGSIDDHFKPLGEDEFTRVPDGIAHFLEHKMFEKEDGDVFQKFSMQGASANAFTSFTRTAYLFSSTDQIQKNLETLIDFVQAPYFTEETVEKEKGIIGQEITMYDDNADWRLYFGAIQNMFHHHPVRVDIAGTVESISHIMKDHLYQCYHTFYHPSNMSIFIVGPVDPEEYMEFVRANQASKTFDPPQQIERKFDDEPEHVKVAHNELKMEVQVSKCMVGIKSNEKNISGDELLRKELSINTAFEVLFGKTSDYYTDLYDRGLIDDHFSFDFTQEQNFGFGLLGGNTPDPVKLAAEIKEILLKEAQNPTITEKKIDGVKKKNIGGFLRSLNSPEFIANQFTRYAFNEMDLFNAVPTLETLTVEDIHTALKDFIKEDRITSFFIVPKSGGDNE, via the coding sequence ATGCAAAAGCAGACATTTAAACAGCTTGAAGAGGAAATCTACTTCGAAACGCTTGATAACGGGTTAACTGTCTATATTTTACCGAAACCCGATTTTAATAAAACATTTGCTACGTTTACAACAAAATACGGATCGATTGACGATCATTTCAAGCCGCTCGGTGAGGATGAATTCACCCGGGTTCCAGACGGGATTGCCCATTTTCTTGAGCACAAAATGTTTGAAAAGGAAGATGGGGATGTATTTCAAAAGTTCAGTATGCAGGGGGCTTCAGCAAATGCATTTACTTCCTTTACCCGAACGGCATACCTATTTTCAAGCACCGATCAGATCCAAAAAAATCTGGAAACATTGATTGATTTTGTTCAGGCTCCTTATTTTACAGAGGAAACGGTGGAAAAAGAGAAGGGTATTATCGGACAGGAAATTACGATGTATGACGATAACGCTGACTGGAGACTGTATTTCGGTGCAATTCAAAATATGTTCCATCATCATCCGGTCAGAGTCGATATTGCAGGTACAGTCGAATCCATCTCCCATATTATGAAAGATCATCTTTACCAGTGTTATCATACCTTTTATCATCCATCAAATATGTCTATTTTTATCGTTGGACCGGTTGATCCAGAGGAATACATGGAGTTTGTCCGTGCAAATCAGGCGTCTAAAACGTTTGATCCTCCACAGCAGATTGAACGGAAATTCGATGATGAACCGGAACATGTGAAGGTTGCGCATAACGAACTTAAAATGGAAGTTCAGGTTTCAAAGTGTATGGTTGGCATAAAATCCAATGAAAAAAATATCAGCGGTGATGAGCTGCTCAGAAAAGAGCTGTCGATCAATACGGCATTTGAAGTGCTGTTCGGTAAAACGTCTGATTACTACACGGATCTTTATGACCGGGGGTTAATCGATGATCATTTCTCTTTTGATTTTACACAGGAACAGAATTTTGGTTTTGGATTGCTTGGCGGCAATACACCGGATCCGGTAAAGCTTGCGGCTGAAATTAAGGAAATTTTGTTGAAGGAAGCACAGAATCCAACGATCACGGAAAAAAAGATTGATGGTGTGAAAAAGAAAAACATCGGTGGATTCCTGCGGTCATTGAATTCTCCCGAATTTATCGCCAATCAGTTTACCCGGTATGCATTTAATGAAATGGATTTATTTAATGCCGTCCCGACACTGGAAACGCTGACTGTAGAGGATATTCATACGGCATTGAAGGATTTTATTAAAGAAGATCGCATCACCAGCTTTTTTATCGTACCAAAAAGTGGCGGAGACAATGAGTAA
- the yfmF gene encoding EF-P 5-aminopentanol modification-associated protein YfmF yields MKINQTVSRQQGLSLRIVQTKKFKTNQFVFKFRSRLNEDDVTARALIPYILQSSTKKWPTTADFRSHLDELYGAGASVDVNKKGEYHILSFAVDIPNERYLKDPTPLAKEALNVLKEMLFNPLLEGEAFSSKVIEQEKRTLKQKLQALKDDKMRYASQRLVEEMCKGEAYALHPNGSEEKLNQVTAEELYQAYKNMLEKDAVDLYVVGDVVAEDIASYCEKEFHFPDREPVAKPDVKSINTTDAKEVVESQKIKQGKLNIGYRTSIVYGDDDYIPLTVMNGLFGGFPHSKLFLNVREKESLAYYAASRVESHKGLVVVMSGVEPAKVERAAVIIEEQLQAIQNGEVSENELNQTKAVLKNQMLETLDASRGIVEVLYQGEVANPPVDIDRWFEKVDAVTADQVIAAAKKLKKDTTYILTSGEE; encoded by the coding sequence TTCAAATTCAGATCACGTTTAAATGAAGATGACGTTACTGCGAGAGCGTTAATTCCGTATATTTTACAGAGCAGTACAAAAAAGTGGCCGACGACTGCTGACTTCAGGTCGCACCTCGATGAACTATATGGCGCTGGTGCCTCTGTAGACGTAAACAAAAAGGGAGAGTACCACATTCTTTCGTTTGCGGTGGATATTCCAAATGAACGATATTTAAAAGACCCGACTCCGCTCGCAAAAGAAGCGCTGAATGTGTTAAAGGAGATGTTATTTAACCCTCTGCTTGAAGGGGAGGCATTCAGCTCAAAAGTAATTGAGCAGGAAAAACGGACGCTTAAGCAAAAACTGCAGGCGTTGAAGGATGACAAAATGCGCTATGCTTCACAGCGTCTTGTTGAGGAGATGTGCAAAGGAGAGGCGTATGCCCTTCACCCGAACGGAAGTGAAGAAAAGTTGAATCAGGTAACAGCAGAGGAGCTGTACCAGGCATACAAAAACATGCTCGAAAAAGATGCGGTTGACCTTTATGTAGTGGGTGATGTTGTAGCAGAAGACATTGCATCGTATTGCGAAAAGGAATTTCATTTTCCTGACCGGGAACCTGTCGCAAAGCCTGACGTAAAAAGCATAAATACAACAGACGCAAAAGAAGTGGTGGAGTCACAAAAAATAAAACAGGGTAAGTTAAATATTGGTTACAGAACAAGTATCGTGTACGGGGATGACGATTACATACCGCTCACTGTCATGAACGGTTTGTTCGGAGGGTTTCCGCATTCCAAGCTGTTCTTAAATGTGCGGGAAAAAGAAAGTCTTGCCTATTATGCAGCGAGCAGAGTTGAAAGTCATAAAGGCCTCGTCGTGGTGATGTCGGGGGTTGAGCCCGCTAAGGTGGAGCGGGCTGCGGTTATTATTGAAGAGCAGCTGCAGGCGATCCAAAATGGTGAGGTCTCAGAAAACGAACTGAACCAGACGAAGGCAGTTCTTAAAAACCAGATGCTTGAAACGCTCGATGCATCACGAGGGATTGTCGAGGTTTTATATCAGGGTGAAGTGGCCAATCCGCCGGTAGATATTGACCGCTGGTTTGAAAAGGTAGATGCCGTAACAGCCGATCAAGTAATCGCGGCTGCAAAAAAGCTGAAGAAGGATACAACTTATATTTTGACGTCAGGGGAGGAATGA
- the ymfI gene encoding elongation factor P 5-aminopentanone reductase, which translates to MSNTYLLLGASGGIGLAVAKKLVDQGHTVIAQYFHNPDPVINLRDSIPVPEKIIPEKIDLTSDRSVDEFLETSLSVDGIIHTAGAHYEGMLEDTPDTVIDELWNVHLKQPVRIIRHMLRGLRQREKASIVIVSSIWGETGASYEVMYSAVKGAQIAFVKALGKELAPSGIRVNAVSPGAISTKMTNHYSEEELQEIYGEIPLGRMGAPEEIADAVLFLLSPSSSYITSQVLSVNGGWHT; encoded by the coding sequence ATGAGTAACACATACCTTTTGCTCGGTGCAAGCGGCGGAATCGGGCTTGCTGTTGCAAAAAAACTTGTTGATCAGGGACATACAGTGATTGCACAATATTTTCACAATCCAGATCCTGTTATAAACCTGAGGGATTCCATACCTGTACCTGAAAAAATCATACCTGAAAAAATCGATTTGACATCAGATAGAAGTGTCGATGAATTTCTTGAAACCTCTTTGTCTGTTGATGGGATCATCCATACTGCAGGCGCTCACTATGAGGGGATGCTAGAAGATACACCTGATACAGTCATTGATGAGCTCTGGAATGTGCATCTCAAACAGCCGGTCAGAATCATCCGTCACATGCTCCGCGGGCTCAGACAGCGTGAGAAAGCATCTATTGTGATTGTTTCCTCCATCTGGGGAGAGACCGGTGCATCTTATGAAGTGATGTATTCTGCCGTTAAAGGCGCACAAATTGCATTTGTAAAGGCTCTTGGAAAAGAACTCGCACCATCAGGAATCAGGGTGAATGCTGTGTCTCCGGGTGCTATTTCTACAAAAATGACAAATCACTATTCAGAAGAAGAACTTCAGGAGATATACGGTGAGATTCCGCTTGGCCGGATGGGAGCACCTGAAGAGATCGCAGATGCTGTACTATTTTTGTTAAGCCCCTCGTCTTCCTATATTACATCCCAGGTACTATCTGTTAACGGTGGTTGGCATACGTGA